The following are encoded together in the Gossypium raimondii isolate GPD5lz unplaced genomic scaffold, ASM2569854v1 Contig00255, whole genome shotgun sequence genome:
- the LOC105794403 gene encoding putative clathrin assembly protein At2g01600, with protein MATLQTWRKAYGALKDTTKVGLAHVNSDYADLDVAVVKATNHVECPPKERHLRKIFIATSAIRPRADVAYCIHALGRRLTKTHNWTVALKTLIVIHRALREGDPTFREELLNFSQRARILQLSNFKDDSSPIAWDCSAWVRTYALFLEERLECFRILKYDIEAERLPRPDQGQDKGYSRTRELDSEELLTQLPALQQLLHRLIGCRPEGAAIGNYVIQYALALVLKESFKIYCAINDGIINLVDKFFEMPRHEAVNALDVYKRAGQQANSLSDFYEVCKGLELARNFQFPVLREPPQSFLATMEEYIREAPRVVSVPTEPLLQLTYRPEEGPSEDSKLPNDEPEPSAPADDNDAASTVETAPPPPPPTQTNMDTGDLLGLNYSAPDASAIEESNALALAIVPTESGTASTFNSSAGQPVEFDPTGWELALVTTPSTDISAPTDRQLAGGLDSLTLNSLYDEAAYRAQHPAYGTPAPNPFDAQDPFAMSNNVAPPPAVQMAAMAQQQNNPFGAYQPAYQQPQQQQQQLMMSPSNPFGDTGFGAFPVNQVAPVGQPHANNPFGSTGLL; from the exons ATGGCGACTCTTCAAACATGGAGAAAAGCTTATGGTGCCCTTAAAGATACCACCAAAGTCGGACTCGCTCATGTCAACAGCGATTATGCG GATTTGGATGTGGCCGTAGTCAAAGCTACCAACCATGTCGAGTGTCCTCCAAAAGAAAGGCATCTTAGAA aaatcttCATTGCGACATCAGCGATTCGGCCTCGAGCAGATGTTGCTTATTGCATTCATGCTCTTGGCCGCAGATTGACCAAGACTCATAACTGGACG GTTGCATTGAAAACGCTTATAGTTATCCATAGAGCATTGAGGGAAGGTGATCCTACTTTCAGAGAAGAACTTTTAAACTTCTCTCAGAGAGCACGGATTCTCCAACTTTCTAATTTCAAGGATGATTCTAGCCCTATCG CATGGGATTGCTCTGCCTGGGTACGTACATATGCATTGTTTTTGGAAGAGAGGCTTGAATGTTTTAGGATTCTGAAGTATGACATTGAAGCTGAGCGTCTACCAAGACCTGACCAGGGGCAGGATAAG GGTTACAGCAGAACCCGGGAGTTGGACAGCGAAGAATTGTTGACACAATTGCCTGCTCTGCAACAGTTGCTTCACCGTCTTATTGGTTGCCGG CCAGAAGGTGCTGCTATAGGCAACTATGTTATACAGTACGCTTTGGCTCTG GTGCTGAAGGAGAGCTTCAAAATATATTGTGCTATTAATGATGGAATTATAAATCTTGTTGACAAG TTTTTTGAGATGCCAAGACATGAGGCTGTCAATGCTCTTGATGTATACAAGCGAGCTGGTCAGCAG GCTAATAGCCTTTCTGATTTCTACGAAGTTTGCAAAGGATTGGAACTTGCTAGGAACTTCCAGTTTCCTGTTCTCAGGGAG CCGCCACAATCTTTTCTTGCTACCATGGAAGAGTATATTAGAGAGGCACCACGTGTGGTTTCTGTTCCAACAGAACCGTTG CTTCAATTAACATACAGACCTGAGGAAGGCCCTTCTGAAGATTCTAAATTACCCAATGATGAACCTGAGCCATCTGCTCCTGCTGATGACAATGATGCAGCTTCCACTGTTGAGACTGCTCCCCCTCCCCCTCCCCCAACTCAGACCAACATGGACACTGGAGATTTATTG GGATTGAATTATTCTGCACCTGATGCCTCAGCAATTGAGGAAAGCAATGCTTTAGCTCTAGCCATAGTACCAACTGAATCTG GTACTGCTTCAACATTTAATTCTAGTGCTGGTCAGCCTGTGGAATTTGATCCTACTGGATGGGAACTTGCCCTTGTCACCACACCAAGTACCGATATTTCTGCACCTACTGATAGGCAATTG GCTGGTGGATTGGACTCGCTCACTCTCAACAGCTTATATGATGAAGCAGCATATAGAGCTCAACATCCTGCATATGGAACACCAGCTCCAAATCCATTTGACGCACAAGACCCATTTGCCATGTCAAATAACGTTGCTCCCCCACCTGCAGTGCAAATGGCAGCAATGGCTCAACAACAAAACAATCCTTTTGGTGCTTACCAGCCTGCTTATCAGCAGccgcagcagcagcagcagcagttGATGATGAGCCCATCAAATCCATTTGGTGATACAGGGTTCGGGGCATTTCCGGTGAACCAAGTGGCCCCTGTTGGTCAACCACATGCTAATAATCCATTTGGAAGCACAGGCCTGTTGTAA